From a single Bacillus gobiensis genomic region:
- the ndoA gene encoding type II toxin-antitoxin system endoribonuclease NdoA: protein MIVKRGDVYFADLSPVVGSEQGGVRPVLVIQNDIGNRFSPTAIVAAITAQIQKAKLPTHVEIDAKRYGFERDSVILLEQIRTIDKQRLTDKITHLDDEMMDKVDEALQVSLALIDF, encoded by the coding sequence TTGATTGTCAAACGCGGTGATGTTTATTTTGCTGATTTATCTCCTGTTGTTGGCTCAGAACAGGGTGGTGTTCGCCCGGTTTTAGTGATTCAGAATGATATAGGAAATCGCTTTAGCCCGACCGCTATTGTTGCAGCCATAACAGCTCAAATTCAAAAAGCGAAATTGCCTACCCACGTCGAAATTGATGCGAAACGTTACGGTTTTGAAAGGGATTCCGTCATATTGCTTGAACAGATCCGAACGATTGACAAACAAAGGCTGACAGATAAAATCACACATCTTGATGATGAAATGATGGATAAGGTTGATGAGGCCTTGCAAGTCAGTTTAGCTCTTATCGATTTTTAA
- a CDS encoding CopG family ribbon-helix-helix protein — MSESSATTEIMVRLPEALLSELDGVVMQDNGSRNELIYQATKMYLRERKKRQIRESMRRGYMEMAKINLNIASEAFLAEYEAENTVERLVSGG, encoded by the coding sequence TTGTCTGAATCCAGCGCAACAACTGAAATTATGGTTCGTTTACCAGAAGCATTGTTATCAGAATTGGATGGTGTCGTCATGCAGGATAACGGAAGCAGAAATGAATTAATTTATCAAGCAACTAAAATGTACCTACGTGAACGCAAAAAACGACAAATTCGTGAATCTATGAGACGCGGCTATATGGAGATGGCGAAAATCAACTTGAACATCGCTTCTGAAGCATTTCTCGCGGAGTATGAGGCTGAAAACACCGTTGAGCGCTTAGTAAGCGGAGGATAA